From the Manihot esculenta cultivar AM560-2 chromosome 3, M.esculenta_v8, whole genome shotgun sequence genome, one window contains:
- the LOC110611541 gene encoding subtilisin-like protease SBT3.18 isoform X1, protein MCNISGAYPYQFHFVLFTQYPYLIICLFLQVYIVYLGLNRFHDPIVTSNSHIQLLSNVFASEEEAKQSLLYSYKHSFSGFSAMLNSTQAATLAKIKEVISVFRSKSLELHTTRSWDFLGLTMDSTTAATPLQLSYGDDVVVGIFDTGIWPESDSFKEEPHLRPIPPTWKGQCVEGEGFEPRKACNRKLIGARYYLKGFEQQFGPLNTRGGNSEYRSARDFLGHGTHIASTAVGSTIRNASFFGFGKGNARGGAPRARLAVYKICWSKNFDGKCAESDILAAFDDALRDGVNIISASFGAPPPLAPFFASSSDIGAFHAMQFGVNVVFSAGNDGPNPSLVGNVSPWSICVAASTTDRTFPAQIVLDSNLSIMGESFITREIKGKLANAVMYFTNGICMMENWTKRLATGKVILCFSNIGPVPLSGIAQVAVKTANGSGLIFVEPPTNQIADIDIIPTVRVDISQGTQILNYLAQLPKLSVVRILPSRTVIGKSPAPVVAPFSSRGPSSISPDFLKPDLTAPGINILAAWPPKTPPTLLPSDDRFVEWNFQSGTSMSSPHVSGVAALIKSAHPHWSPAAIRSALMTTATTKDTALDSILVGGSMEVSDPFDMGSGHINPLKAMDPGLVYDMKTRDYIVFLCNIGYTQEQIKMMILPSPGTDSISCSNIPKTNMNLNYPSITVSDLQSSTTIKRTVRNVGSKKNAIYFVRVAKPNGVEVVIWPRVLIFSCFKEEVSYYVTLKPLKKSQGRYDFGEIVWSDGLHDVRSPLVVLVNNCGGDDFAFVSNI, encoded by the exons TCTGGGGCCTATCCTTATCAATTTCACTTTGTTTTATTCACTCAATATCCATATCTCAT TATATGTTTGTTTTTGCAGGTGTACATTGTTTATCTAGGGCTGAACCGATTTCATGATCCTATTGTTACTTCAAACTCTCATATTCAACTCCTCTCTAATGTCTTTGCAAG TGAAGAAGAAGCTAAACAGTCTTTGCTCTATAGCTACAAGCACAGCTTCTCAGGCTTTTCAGCAATGCTCAATTCAACCCAAGCAGCCACCTTGGCCA AGATAAAAGAAGTAATATCAGTATTTAGGAGCAAGTCACTAGAGTtgcacactaccagaagctgggACTTCTTGGGCCTTACCATGGACAGCACTACCGCAGCAACTCCACTGCAATTGAGCTATGGCGATGACGTTGTCGTTGGGATCTTTGATACAG GCATATGGCCAGAATCTGACAGCTTCAAGGAAGAGCCACACCTGCGGCCAATTCCACCAACTTGGAAGGGACAATGTGTTGAAGGAGAAGGTTTTGAACCCAGAAAAGCATGCAACAGGAAGTTAATTGGTGCACGTTACTACCTCAAAGGATTCGAACAGCAGTTCGGACCTTTGAATACGAGAGGTGGCAACTCAGAATATCGATCTGCTCGAGACTTCCTTGGTCACGGAACACATATAGCTTCAACAGCAGTTGGATCCACTATAAGAAACGCAAGCTTCTTTGGTTTTGGGAAAGGCAATGCTAGAGGTGGAGCTCCTAGAGCTAGATTAGCAGTGTACAAGATCTGCTGGAGCAAGAATTTTGATGGGAAATGCGCAGAATCTGATATTCTTGCTGCTTTTGATGATGCATTGAGAGATGGTGTTAATATTATCTCTGCGTCATTCGGTGCACCACCTCCATTGGCTCCATTCTTTGCTTCGAGTTCTGATATAGGAGCATTTCATGCAATGCAATTTGGTGTTAATGTGGTGTTCTCAGCTGGAAATGATGGTCCTAATCCTTCTCTAGTGGGAAATGTTTCGCCTTGGAGTATATGTGTTGCTGCTTCTACTACTGATCGAACATTTCCTGCTCAGATTGTTCTTGACAGTAACTTATCTATAATG GGAGAGAGCTTCATAACCAGAGAGATCAAAGGAAAATTGGCAAATGCAGTGATGTATTTTACTAATGG AATTTGTATGATGGAGAATTGGACCAAAAGATTAGCGACAGGAAAGGTTATTCTTTGCTTCTCAAATATAGGGCCAGTTCCATTAAGTGGAATTGCACAAGTAGCAGTGAAGACAGCCAATGGATCAGGTTTGATCTTTGTTGAACCTCCTACCAACCAGATTGCGGATATAGATATCATCCCCACCGTCCGTGTTGACATTAGCCAAGGCACTCAAATTCTAAACTATCTTGCTCAGTTGCCCAA GCTTTCTGTAGTGAGGATATTACCAAGTAGAACAGTAATTGGCAAGTCACCAGCCCCTGTAGTAGCACCATTCTCTTCTAGAGGTCCAAGCTCCATTTCACCAGACTTTCTAAAg CCAGACTTAACTGCTCCTGGAATTAATATTCTAGCAGCATGGCCTCCAAAGACTCCTCCAACACTGTTACCAAGCGACGACCGGTTTGTGGAGTGGAATTTCCAGTCAGGAACATCAATGTCTAGCCCTCATGTGTCAGGAGTCGCTGCACTTATTAAATCTGCCCATCCCCACTGGTCTCCGGCAGCCATTAGATCTGCTTTAATGACCACTG CAACCACAAAGGACACAGCCCTTGATAGTATTCTGGTTGGTGGATCAATGGAAGTTTCAGATCCTTTTGATATGGGTTCTGGCCACATAAACCCATTAAAAGCAATGGATCCAGGTCTGGTTTACGACATGAAAACCAGAGACTACATTGTCTTCCTCTGCAATATCGGCTACACCCAAGAACAAATAAAGATGATGATTCTTCCTTCTCCTGGAACTGACTCAATAAGCTGCTCTAACATACCTAAAACCAACATGAACTTAAACTACCCGTCAATCACAGTCTCTGATCTGCAATCCTCTACTACGATCAAGAGGACTGTTAGAAACGTGGGTTCAAAGAAGAATGCTATATACTTTGTTAGGGTTGCTAAGCCTAATGGAGTGGAGGTAGTGATCTGGCCTAGGGTTCTCATTTTCTCATGCTTTAAGGAGGAAGTTTCATACTATGTGACACTTAAGCCATTGAAGAAATCTCAAGGGAGATATGATTTTGGAGAGATAGTGTGGTCAGATGGACTTCATGATGTTAGGAGTCCATTGGTTGTGTTAGTGAACAATTGTGGTGGTGATGATTTTGCGTTTGTCTCAAACATTTGA
- the LOC110611541 gene encoding subtilisin-like protease SBT3.18 isoform X2: MATYVQYFWGLSLSISLCFIHSISISHVYIVYLGLNRFHDPIVTSNSHIQLLSNVFASEEEAKQSLLYSYKHSFSGFSAMLNSTQAATLAKIKEVISVFRSKSLELHTTRSWDFLGLTMDSTTAATPLQLSYGDDVVVGIFDTGIWPESDSFKEEPHLRPIPPTWKGQCVEGEGFEPRKACNRKLIGARYYLKGFEQQFGPLNTRGGNSEYRSARDFLGHGTHIASTAVGSTIRNASFFGFGKGNARGGAPRARLAVYKICWSKNFDGKCAESDILAAFDDALRDGVNIISASFGAPPPLAPFFASSSDIGAFHAMQFGVNVVFSAGNDGPNPSLVGNVSPWSICVAASTTDRTFPAQIVLDSNLSIMGESFITREIKGKLANAVMYFTNGICMMENWTKRLATGKVILCFSNIGPVPLSGIAQVAVKTANGSGLIFVEPPTNQIADIDIIPTVRVDISQGTQILNYLAQLPKLSVVRILPSRTVIGKSPAPVVAPFSSRGPSSISPDFLKPDLTAPGINILAAWPPKTPPTLLPSDDRFVEWNFQSGTSMSSPHVSGVAALIKSAHPHWSPAAIRSALMTTATTKDTALDSILVGGSMEVSDPFDMGSGHINPLKAMDPGLVYDMKTRDYIVFLCNIGYTQEQIKMMILPSPGTDSISCSNIPKTNMNLNYPSITVSDLQSSTTIKRTVRNVGSKKNAIYFVRVAKPNGVEVVIWPRVLIFSCFKEEVSYYVTLKPLKKSQGRYDFGEIVWSDGLHDVRSPLVVLVNNCGGDDFAFVSNI; encoded by the exons TCTGGGGCCTATCCTTATCAATTTCACTTTGTTTTATTCACTCAATATCCATATCTCAT GTGTACATTGTTTATCTAGGGCTGAACCGATTTCATGATCCTATTGTTACTTCAAACTCTCATATTCAACTCCTCTCTAATGTCTTTGCAAG TGAAGAAGAAGCTAAACAGTCTTTGCTCTATAGCTACAAGCACAGCTTCTCAGGCTTTTCAGCAATGCTCAATTCAACCCAAGCAGCCACCTTGGCCA AGATAAAAGAAGTAATATCAGTATTTAGGAGCAAGTCACTAGAGTtgcacactaccagaagctgggACTTCTTGGGCCTTACCATGGACAGCACTACCGCAGCAACTCCACTGCAATTGAGCTATGGCGATGACGTTGTCGTTGGGATCTTTGATACAG GCATATGGCCAGAATCTGACAGCTTCAAGGAAGAGCCACACCTGCGGCCAATTCCACCAACTTGGAAGGGACAATGTGTTGAAGGAGAAGGTTTTGAACCCAGAAAAGCATGCAACAGGAAGTTAATTGGTGCACGTTACTACCTCAAAGGATTCGAACAGCAGTTCGGACCTTTGAATACGAGAGGTGGCAACTCAGAATATCGATCTGCTCGAGACTTCCTTGGTCACGGAACACATATAGCTTCAACAGCAGTTGGATCCACTATAAGAAACGCAAGCTTCTTTGGTTTTGGGAAAGGCAATGCTAGAGGTGGAGCTCCTAGAGCTAGATTAGCAGTGTACAAGATCTGCTGGAGCAAGAATTTTGATGGGAAATGCGCAGAATCTGATATTCTTGCTGCTTTTGATGATGCATTGAGAGATGGTGTTAATATTATCTCTGCGTCATTCGGTGCACCACCTCCATTGGCTCCATTCTTTGCTTCGAGTTCTGATATAGGAGCATTTCATGCAATGCAATTTGGTGTTAATGTGGTGTTCTCAGCTGGAAATGATGGTCCTAATCCTTCTCTAGTGGGAAATGTTTCGCCTTGGAGTATATGTGTTGCTGCTTCTACTACTGATCGAACATTTCCTGCTCAGATTGTTCTTGACAGTAACTTATCTATAATG GGAGAGAGCTTCATAACCAGAGAGATCAAAGGAAAATTGGCAAATGCAGTGATGTATTTTACTAATGG AATTTGTATGATGGAGAATTGGACCAAAAGATTAGCGACAGGAAAGGTTATTCTTTGCTTCTCAAATATAGGGCCAGTTCCATTAAGTGGAATTGCACAAGTAGCAGTGAAGACAGCCAATGGATCAGGTTTGATCTTTGTTGAACCTCCTACCAACCAGATTGCGGATATAGATATCATCCCCACCGTCCGTGTTGACATTAGCCAAGGCACTCAAATTCTAAACTATCTTGCTCAGTTGCCCAA GCTTTCTGTAGTGAGGATATTACCAAGTAGAACAGTAATTGGCAAGTCACCAGCCCCTGTAGTAGCACCATTCTCTTCTAGAGGTCCAAGCTCCATTTCACCAGACTTTCTAAAg CCAGACTTAACTGCTCCTGGAATTAATATTCTAGCAGCATGGCCTCCAAAGACTCCTCCAACACTGTTACCAAGCGACGACCGGTTTGTGGAGTGGAATTTCCAGTCAGGAACATCAATGTCTAGCCCTCATGTGTCAGGAGTCGCTGCACTTATTAAATCTGCCCATCCCCACTGGTCTCCGGCAGCCATTAGATCTGCTTTAATGACCACTG CAACCACAAAGGACACAGCCCTTGATAGTATTCTGGTTGGTGGATCAATGGAAGTTTCAGATCCTTTTGATATGGGTTCTGGCCACATAAACCCATTAAAAGCAATGGATCCAGGTCTGGTTTACGACATGAAAACCAGAGACTACATTGTCTTCCTCTGCAATATCGGCTACACCCAAGAACAAATAAAGATGATGATTCTTCCTTCTCCTGGAACTGACTCAATAAGCTGCTCTAACATACCTAAAACCAACATGAACTTAAACTACCCGTCAATCACAGTCTCTGATCTGCAATCCTCTACTACGATCAAGAGGACTGTTAGAAACGTGGGTTCAAAGAAGAATGCTATATACTTTGTTAGGGTTGCTAAGCCTAATGGAGTGGAGGTAGTGATCTGGCCTAGGGTTCTCATTTTCTCATGCTTTAAGGAGGAAGTTTCATACTATGTGACACTTAAGCCATTGAAGAAATCTCAAGGGAGATATGATTTTGGAGAGATAGTGTGGTCAGATGGACTTCATGATGTTAGGAGTCCATTGGTTGTGTTAGTGAACAATTGTGGTGGTGATGATTTTGCGTTTGTCTCAAACATTTGA